In a genomic window of Mycolicibacter heraklionensis:
- a CDS encoding mechanosensitive ion channel family protein: MNVFGPWLYWAIGVAVGLPAGLVLLTEGHGALARRGSHLARPVALARNYLLPLGALMVLLAEVAGVPEHDPTLRVIYTAFGFVLLVLLLSVLDVTFFQSAPKDSWRGRIPTIFIDVARFLLIGVGLALTLSLVWGAKIGGLFTALGVTSVVIGLMLQNSVGQIVSGLFMLFEQPFRIGDWLSTPTAHGRVVEVNWRAVHISTADGLQVTPNSVLAGTSFTNISRSSGAHRVSITTTFAVGDPPDLVCALLSRVATALPMRTTGAAPDSAALGSGQYRTVIAVDSPSDDSAAQATFLRWLWYASRREGLHLDDADDEFCTPERVAEALRTVVAPALRLTDADQHALVPYARMVRYGTGEPLQQAGQVPTAMTFLTDGSVLMSGEDPAEPGATLRHGAFLGVTTLTRQSSQFDARALEEVTAVVIDREHIEDLVMAKPLLLQELGRIIDQRRPAAPSTQRGRFT; encoded by the coding sequence GTGAACGTCTTCGGGCCGTGGCTGTACTGGGCGATCGGGGTCGCCGTCGGGCTTCCCGCTGGCCTGGTGCTGCTCACCGAAGGGCATGGGGCGCTGGCGCGCCGAGGCAGCCACCTGGCTCGGCCGGTGGCGCTGGCGCGGAATTACCTGCTGCCGCTGGGCGCATTGATGGTGCTGCTGGCCGAGGTGGCCGGCGTACCCGAACACGATCCGACGCTGCGGGTCATCTACACCGCGTTCGGCTTCGTGCTGCTGGTGTTGCTGCTGTCGGTGCTCGACGTCACCTTCTTCCAGAGCGCCCCGAAAGACTCGTGGCGGGGCCGGATACCGACCATCTTCATCGATGTCGCCCGATTCCTGCTGATCGGTGTGGGCCTGGCGCTGACGCTGTCCCTCGTGTGGGGCGCCAAGATCGGCGGCCTGTTCACCGCGCTGGGCGTGACATCGGTGGTCATCGGCCTGATGCTGCAGAACTCGGTCGGCCAGATCGTTTCGGGTCTGTTCATGCTCTTCGAGCAGCCCTTCCGGATCGGCGACTGGCTGTCCACCCCCACCGCCCACGGCCGGGTCGTCGAAGTGAACTGGCGAGCAGTGCACATCAGCACCGCCGACGGACTGCAGGTGACGCCGAACTCGGTGCTGGCCGGCACCTCATTCACCAACATCAGCCGATCCAGCGGTGCGCACCGGGTGTCGATCACCACCACGTTTGCCGTCGGCGATCCGCCAGATCTGGTGTGCGCGTTGTTGTCGCGCGTTGCCACCGCGCTGCCGATGCGAACCACCGGCGCGGCACCGGATTCGGCCGCGTTGGGTAGCGGTCAATACCGCACCGTCATTGCGGTCGACTCACCGAGCGACGACAGTGCGGCGCAGGCCACCTTCTTACGATGGCTCTGGTACGCCTCCCGACGGGAGGGACTGCACCTTGACGACGCCGACGACGAGTTCTGCACGCCGGAACGGGTGGCCGAGGCGCTGCGGACCGTTGTGGCACCCGCACTGCGACTGACCGACGCCGATCAGCACGCCCTGGTGCCCTACGCCAGGATGGTCCGGTACGGCACAGGCGAACCGCTGCAACAGGCGGGTCAGGTACCGACCGCGATGACATTTCTGACGGACGGCAGCGTCCTGATGAGCGGGGAGGATCCGGCCGAGCCGGGCGCCACGCTGCGCCACGGTGCGTTTCTCGGGGTCACCACACTGACCCGCCAATCCAGCCAGTTCGACGCGCGCGCACTGGAAGAAGTGACCGCGGTGGTCATCGACCGCGAGCACATCGAGGATCTGGTGATGGCCAAGCCGCTGTTGCTGCAGGAACTGGGCCGGATCATCGACCAGCGGCGCCCCGCGGCGCCATCAACACAGCGGGGCCGTTTTACCTGA
- a CDS encoding glutamate-5-semialdehyde dehydrogenase, with translation MSVPVLPDLRQEVHDAARRARVASRSLTALSTAAKNSALNAAADALLAHADDILAANERDVAAARAAGTPEAMLDRLALSKARVDGIAAGLRQVAGLPDPVGEVLRGYTLPNGLLLRQQRVPLGVVGMVYEGRPNVTVDAFGLTLKSGNAALLRGSSSAAHSNQALVDVLRGALVDEDLPADAVQLLSSADRATVTHLIQARGLVDVVIPRGGAGLIEAVVRDALVPTIETGVGNCHVYVHEAADLDIAEQVLLNSKTRRPSVCNAAETLLVDKAIAASAVPRLVDALTAAGVAVHDCTGQADDAAAEEDLRREYLAMDIALSVVDGLEDAIDHINEYGTGHTEAIVTTNMAAAQRFSELVDAAAVMVNASTAFTDGEQFGFGAEIGISTQKLHARGPMGLPELTSTKWIVWGDGHTRPV, from the coding sequence ATGAGCGTCCCCGTGCTTCCCGACCTGCGCCAAGAGGTCCACGACGCCGCCCGTCGCGCAAGGGTCGCCTCGCGTTCCCTGACGGCGTTGTCCACCGCGGCCAAGAACAGTGCGCTGAACGCCGCGGCCGACGCCTTGCTGGCCCACGCTGACGACATCCTGGCCGCCAATGAACGCGACGTTGCCGCCGCCCGTGCCGCCGGCACTCCCGAGGCCATGCTGGACCGGCTGGCGCTGTCCAAGGCCCGCGTCGACGGTATCGCCGCCGGACTGCGCCAGGTCGCCGGCCTGCCCGACCCGGTGGGCGAGGTACTGCGCGGCTACACCCTGCCCAACGGACTGCTGCTGCGTCAGCAGCGCGTCCCCCTGGGCGTGGTGGGCATGGTCTACGAAGGCCGGCCCAACGTCACCGTCGACGCATTCGGGTTGACGCTGAAGTCCGGCAACGCCGCGCTGCTGCGTGGCAGTTCGTCGGCGGCCCACTCCAACCAGGCTCTGGTCGACGTGCTGCGCGGCGCTTTGGTGGATGAGGACCTGCCCGCCGACGCGGTGCAGCTGCTGTCGTCGGCCGACCGGGCCACCGTCACCCACCTGATCCAGGCCCGCGGACTGGTCGACGTGGTGATCCCGCGCGGCGGGGCCGGGCTGATCGAAGCCGTCGTGCGCGACGCGTTGGTGCCCACCATCGAGACCGGGGTCGGCAACTGCCACGTCTATGTCCATGAGGCCGCCGACCTCGACATCGCCGAACAAGTGCTGTTGAACTCCAAGACCCGTCGGCCCAGCGTCTGCAACGCCGCCGAGACCCTGCTGGTCGACAAGGCCATCGCCGCGTCCGCAGTGCCCCGGCTGGTGGACGCATTGACCGCCGCTGGAGTTGCGGTGCACGACTGCACCGGGCAGGCCGACGACGCCGCTGCCGAGGAAGACTTGCGTCGCGAATACCTGGCGATGGACATCGCGCTCTCGGTGGTCGACGGCCTCGAGGACGCGATCGACCACATCAACGAGTACGGCACCGGCCACACCGAGGCCATCGTCACCACCAACATGGCCGCCGCCCAGCGATTCAGCGAGCTGGTCGACGCCGCCGCGGTAATGGTCAACGCTTCCACGGCCTTCACCGACGGCGAGCAGTTCGGCTTCGGCGCCGAGATCGGCATCTCCACCCAGAAACTGCACGCCCGGGGCCCGATGGGGCTGCCGGAGCTGACGTCGACCAAATGGATCGTGTGGGGTGACGGCCACACCCGTCCCGTCTAA
- a CDS encoding AAA family ATPase, whose amino-acid sequence MEKPAIPATPARQAPLFSDIDDVARRLAETGYLADTATTTAVFLADRLGKPLLVEGPAGVGKTELARAVAAATGSGLVRLQCYEGVDEARALYEWNHAKQILRIQSGNTAGPGGDWDATKMDVFSEEFLLSRPLLTAIRRTDPTVLLIDETDKADIEIEGLLLEVLSDFAVTVPELGTITATRTPFTLLTSNATRELSEALKRRCLFLHIDFPDPDLERRILLSRVPELPEHLAAELVRIIGVLRGMQLKKLPSVAETIDWGRTILALGMDTIDDATVAATLGVVLKHQSDQVRASGELRLN is encoded by the coding sequence ATGGAAAAGCCCGCCATCCCCGCCACCCCGGCCCGCCAGGCGCCGCTGTTCTCCGACATCGACGACGTCGCTCGCCGGCTGGCCGAGACCGGATACCTGGCGGACACCGCCACCACCACGGCGGTGTTCCTGGCCGATCGACTGGGCAAACCCCTGCTGGTGGAGGGCCCGGCCGGGGTCGGCAAGACCGAACTGGCCCGCGCGGTGGCCGCGGCCACCGGTTCCGGGCTGGTGCGGCTGCAGTGCTATGAGGGCGTCGACGAGGCCCGGGCGCTCTACGAGTGGAATCACGCCAAGCAGATACTCCGTATTCAGTCCGGCAACACTGCCGGTCCGGGCGGCGACTGGGACGCCACCAAGATGGACGTGTTCTCCGAGGAGTTCCTGCTGTCACGTCCGCTGCTGACCGCGATCCGGCGCACCGACCCGACCGTGCTGCTGATCGACGAGACCGACAAGGCCGACATCGAAATCGAGGGCCTGCTGCTGGAGGTGCTCTCCGACTTCGCGGTCACCGTTCCGGAACTGGGCACGATCACCGCGACGCGCACCCCGTTCACGCTGTTGACCTCCAACGCCACCCGGGAACTGTCCGAAGCGCTCAAGCGCCGTTGCCTGTTCCTGCACATCGACTTCCCCGATCCGGACCTGGAACGCCGCATTCTGCTGTCGCGAGTACCCGAGTTGCCCGAGCACCTGGCCGCCGAGTTGGTGCGCATCATCGGGGTGCTGCGCGGCATGCAGCTCAAGAAGCTGCCGTCGGTGGCCGAGACCATCGACTGGGGCCGCACCATCTTGGCTCTGGGCATGGACACCATCGACGACGCCACCGTCGCAGCCACCCTAGGCGTCGTGCTCAAGCACCAGTCCGATCAGGTGCGGGCATCCGGAGAGCTGCGACTGAACTGA
- a CDS encoding vWA domain-containing protein, with protein MMVRRIRPPQPLAPHGIPGHLVGFVEALRGQGISVGPSETVDAGRVLTAIGLDDREVLREGLACAVLRRPDHRDTYDAMFDLWFPAALGGRTVVVDGDEQPADDVPLPEDAEDMRAMLVDLLTANPDLADTDPRLSAMIAAIVGAYGQYRSSRGPSYSAYQALKALALDELEGKLLAGLLAPYGDEPSPTQEQIAKAMAAQRIAALRKLVDAETKRRTAEQLGREHVQMYGIPQLSENVEFLRASGEQLRQMRRVVAPLARTLATRLAARRRRSRAGTIDLRKTLRKSMSTGGVPIDVVLRKPRPARPELVVLCDVSGSVAGFSHFTLLLVHALRQQFSRVRVFAFIDTTDEVTHLFGPDADLAVAIQRITRESGVYTRDGHSDYGNAFVSFAENYPNVVSPRSALLVLGDGRTNYRNPGVEVLSHLVTASRHAHWLNPEPRHLWGSGDSAVPRYSDVIPMHECRSAKQLASVIDQLLPV; from the coding sequence CTGATGGTTCGCCGTATCCGCCCACCGCAACCCCTTGCCCCGCACGGGATTCCGGGACACCTGGTGGGGTTCGTGGAAGCGCTGCGCGGGCAGGGGATTTCGGTGGGCCCGTCGGAGACCGTTGACGCCGGACGGGTGCTGACGGCGATCGGGCTCGACGACCGGGAGGTGCTGCGGGAAGGGCTGGCCTGCGCGGTGCTGCGCCGGCCCGATCACCGCGACACCTATGACGCCATGTTCGATCTGTGGTTCCCCGCCGCGCTGGGCGGGCGCACGGTGGTTGTCGACGGCGACGAGCAGCCGGCCGACGACGTGCCGCTGCCCGAGGACGCCGAGGACATGCGGGCGATGCTGGTCGATCTGTTGACCGCGAACCCCGATCTGGCCGACACCGATCCCCGATTGTCGGCGATGATCGCCGCGATCGTCGGCGCCTACGGGCAATACCGCTCCAGTCGCGGCCCGTCCTACTCGGCCTACCAGGCGCTCAAAGCGCTGGCGCTCGACGAGTTGGAAGGCAAGCTGCTGGCCGGGCTGCTCGCGCCCTACGGTGACGAACCCAGCCCCACCCAGGAACAGATCGCCAAGGCGATGGCCGCGCAGCGGATCGCTGCGCTGCGCAAGCTCGTCGACGCCGAGACCAAGCGGCGCACCGCTGAACAGTTGGGGCGCGAACACGTGCAGATGTACGGCATCCCGCAGCTGAGCGAGAACGTCGAGTTCCTCCGTGCGTCCGGCGAACAGTTGCGCCAGATGCGCCGGGTGGTGGCGCCGCTGGCCCGCACCCTGGCAACCCGGCTGGCCGCACGCCGGCGACGCTCCCGTGCCGGCACCATCGATCTGCGCAAGACCCTGCGCAAGTCGATGTCGACCGGCGGGGTGCCGATCGACGTGGTGCTGCGCAAACCGCGTCCCGCCCGGCCCGAACTGGTGGTGTTGTGCGATGTGTCCGGCTCGGTCGCCGGGTTCAGTCACTTCACCTTGCTACTGGTTCACGCTCTGCGCCAACAGTTTTCGAGAGTCCGGGTGTTTGCGTTCATCGACACCACCGACGAGGTGACGCACCTGTTCGGACCGGATGCCGACCTGGCGGTGGCCATCCAGCGGATCACCCGGGAGTCCGGGGTCTATACCCGCGACGGCCATTCCGACTACGGCAACGCGTTCGTCTCGTTCGCCGAGAACTATCCGAACGTGGTGTCTCCGCGCAGCGCGCTGCTGGTGCTGGGAGACGGTCGAACCAACTACCGAAACCCCGGTGTGGAGGTGCTGTCGCATCTGGTGACCGCCAGCCGGCACGCGCACTGGCTCAACCCCGAGCCCCGGCATCTGTGGGGCAGTGGGGATTCCGCGGTACCGCGCTACAGCGACGTGATCCCGATGCACGAATGCCGCTCGGCCAAGCAGCTGGCGTCGGTGATCGACCAGCTGCTGCCGGTGTAG
- a CDS encoding NAD-dependent epimerase/dehydratase family protein, which yields MHALAERHPGQLSLHRADLLEPGSFTEAMQGCQLVIHTASPFLLGTIRDADRQLVRPALEGTRNVLSAVDQTPSVARVVLTSSVAAIYGDNADMKGKACFTEADWNTTSTPEHQPYPYSKTVAERAAWQIQQAQQRWDLVTIHPSLVLGPSLTTASASGSMDTMRHFVDMSMALGAPALQMGCVDVRDVARAHISAGYTPGAHGRYVVNSEVVSMLELSRMLRRHFGARLSFPTRELPKFMVKLVAPVAGLTRPFVEHNIGWPLCLDSSRARSELAIDFRPVADSVVEHFQQMIDDGVARWR from the coding sequence CTGCACGCGCTTGCTGAGCGGCACCCGGGGCAGCTCAGCCTGCACCGGGCCGACCTGCTCGAACCGGGCAGTTTCACCGAGGCGATGCAAGGCTGCCAGCTGGTCATCCACACCGCCTCGCCGTTCCTGCTCGGCACCATCCGCGACGCCGATCGGCAACTGGTACGGCCCGCGCTCGAAGGCACCCGCAACGTGTTGTCGGCCGTGGACCAGACTCCTTCGGTGGCGCGGGTGGTGCTGACCAGCAGCGTGGCGGCCATCTACGGCGACAACGCGGACATGAAGGGCAAAGCGTGCTTCACCGAGGCGGACTGGAACACCACCAGCACACCCGAGCACCAGCCCTACCCCTACTCCAAGACGGTCGCCGAGCGGGCGGCGTGGCAGATCCAGCAGGCCCAGCAGCGCTGGGACCTGGTCACCATTCACCCCTCGCTGGTGCTGGGACCGTCGCTGACCACGGCCAGCGCCTCGGGAAGCATGGACACCATGCGGCACTTCGTCGACATGTCGATGGCGCTGGGTGCGCCCGCGCTGCAGATGGGCTGCGTCGACGTGCGCGATGTGGCCCGCGCCCACATCAGCGCCGGCTACACACCCGGGGCGCATGGCCGCTACGTGGTGAACTCCGAAGTCGTCAGCATGCTGGAACTCAGCCGAATGTTGCGGCGGCACTTCGGTGCCCGGCTGTCCTTCCCGACCCGCGAGCTGCCCAAGTTCATGGTCAAGCTGGTGGCGCCGGTGGCGGGACTGACTCGCCCGTTTGTCGAGCACAATATCGGCTGGCCGCTATGCCTGGACAGTTCGCGCGCGCGTTCGGAGCTCGCCATCGATTTCCGGCCGGTTGCGGACTCCGTCGTAGAGCACTTCCAACAGATGATCGACGACGGCGTAGCCCGTTGGCGCTAG
- a CDS encoding class I SAM-dependent methyltransferase, which yields MSVEDFPLSSLDRAQAAQDAMVKRFYTRAQISGDIRLPAMPSMLEEYVTMCSAVFAGLGKPFSDDELDRLREVLEGQLAEAYAHSLRSHIIISYNAPIGPTLNYTVRAQWSSVAEAYAAWLDTRKPPLFGTEPDAKVWHLACEAGDPASHPVLEIGGGTGRNALALARRGHPVDVVEMTPKFAEMLTTDAAAESLDVRVIVRDVFEDADDLRNDYQMMVLSEVLTDFRGTAELRSLFELAARCLAPGGRLVFNSFLAHDGYEPDAAAREFCQQVYSGLYTRNEMSAASAGLPLQLLSDESVHDYEKAHLPEGGWPPTSWYIEWISGQDAFRTTREESPMELRWLVYQRTY from the coding sequence ATGTCTGTGGAAGATTTTCCGTTGAGTTCACTTGATCGCGCCCAGGCGGCCCAGGACGCCATGGTGAAGCGCTTTTACACCCGTGCCCAGATCAGCGGCGACATCAGGCTTCCAGCCATGCCGAGCATGCTGGAGGAATACGTGACGATGTGCTCGGCCGTGTTCGCGGGCCTGGGCAAGCCCTTCAGCGATGACGAGCTCGACCGGCTCAGAGAAGTGTTGGAAGGCCAACTGGCTGAGGCCTACGCGCACTCGCTGCGCTCGCACATCATCATCTCCTACAACGCCCCGATCGGTCCCACCCTGAACTACACGGTGCGCGCCCAGTGGAGTTCCGTCGCTGAGGCATACGCCGCCTGGCTGGACACGCGCAAACCACCGCTGTTCGGCACCGAACCCGACGCGAAGGTCTGGCACCTCGCCTGCGAGGCCGGCGATCCGGCCTCCCATCCGGTGCTCGAGATCGGTGGGGGCACCGGCCGCAACGCCCTGGCGCTGGCGCGTCGCGGACATCCGGTCGACGTCGTCGAGATGACCCCGAAGTTCGCCGAGATGCTCACGACCGACGCAGCGGCGGAATCCTTGGACGTGCGAGTCATCGTCCGGGACGTGTTCGAAGACGCCGATGACCTGCGCAACGACTACCAGATGATGGTGCTTTCTGAGGTGTTGACCGATTTCCGGGGCACCGCAGAGCTACGCAGCCTGTTCGAGCTCGCCGCCCGATGCCTGGCTCCCGGCGGGCGACTGGTGTTCAACAGCTTCCTGGCGCACGACGGCTACGAGCCCGACGCCGCAGCCCGCGAATTCTGCCAGCAGGTGTACTCGGGTCTGTACACCCGCAACGAAATGTCGGCCGCGTCGGCCGGCCTACCCCTGCAGCTGCTCTCCGACGAGTCCGTCCATGACTACGAGAAGGCGCACCTGCCCGAGGGCGGCTGGCCACCCACCAGCTGGTACATCGAATGGATCAGCGGGCAGGACGCGTTCCGCACCACGCGGGAGGAAAGCCCGATGGAGTTGCGCTGGCTGGTCTACCAGCGGACGTACTGA
- the nadD gene encoding nicotinate-nucleotide adenylyltransferase, whose amino-acid sequence MVRKRRLGVMGGTFDPIHHGHLVAASEVADLFGLDEVVFVPTGQPWLKKRRVTAAEDRYLMTVIATASNPRFSVSRADIDRGGPTYTKDTLRDLHEQNPDAELYFITGADALATILSWQDWPEMFEMARFVGVSRPGYELNGDHLADALGSLPPQALTLVEVPALAISSTDCRRRAAESRPIWYLVPDGVVQYVSKRRLYQPTPGDPQ is encoded by the coding sequence ATCGTGCGAAAACGGCGGCTGGGAGTCATGGGTGGGACGTTCGATCCCATCCATCATGGCCATCTGGTCGCCGCCAGCGAGGTCGCCGATCTGTTCGGGCTCGACGAGGTGGTGTTCGTGCCCACGGGCCAGCCGTGGCTCAAGAAGCGCCGCGTCACTGCCGCGGAGGACCGCTACCTGATGACGGTGATCGCCACTGCGTCGAACCCGCGGTTCTCGGTGAGCCGGGCTGATATCGATCGCGGCGGCCCCACCTACACCAAGGACACCCTGCGTGACCTGCACGAACAGAACCCCGATGCCGAGCTCTACTTCATCACCGGCGCCGACGCGCTGGCCACCATTCTGTCCTGGCAGGATTGGCCGGAGATGTTCGAGATGGCGCGGTTCGTCGGGGTGAGCCGGCCCGGCTACGAGCTGAACGGCGACCATCTCGCTGATGCGCTCGGCTCCCTGCCACCGCAGGCGTTGACGCTGGTCGAAGTGCCGGCGCTGGCGATTTCATCGACCGATTGCCGCCGGCGTGCGGCAGAATCCCGCCCGATCTGGTACCTGGTACCCGACGGTGTGGTCCAGTACGTGTCCAAGCGCCGCCTCTACCAACCGACCCCCGGAGACCCACAATGA
- the rsfS gene encoding ribosome silencing factor produces MTATPEAVRMATVAAAAAANKLADDVVVIDVSAQLVITDCFVIASASNERQVNAIVDEVEDKMRLAGYKPARREGTREGRWTLLDYVDIVVHIQHQDERDFYALDRLWKDCPLVPVDLADSAGESAPEDAS; encoded by the coding sequence ATGACCGCGACACCCGAGGCCGTGCGGATGGCCACCGTGGCGGCCGCCGCCGCCGCGAACAAGCTGGCCGACGACGTCGTCGTCATCGACGTCTCCGCGCAACTGGTCATCACCGACTGCTTCGTGATCGCCTCGGCGTCCAATGAGCGCCAGGTCAACGCGATCGTCGACGAGGTCGAGGACAAGATGCGCCTGGCCGGCTACAAGCCGGCGCGCCGCGAGGGCACCCGCGAGGGGCGCTGGACCCTGCTGGACTACGTCGACATCGTCGTGCACATCCAGCACCAGGATGAGCGGGACTTCTATGCGCTGGACCGGCTGTGGAAGGACTGCCCGCTGGTGCCGGTGGACTTAGCGGACTCAGCCGGTGAGTCGGCGCCGGAGGATGCGTCGTGA
- the gpgP gene encoding glucosyl-3-phosphoglycerate phosphatase, whose protein sequence is MRIRRLILLRHGQTEFNAGSRMQGQLDTVLSDLGRAQAEAAAEVLRKRHPLLIVSSDLWRAYDTATVLAEHNGLPVRVDTRLRETHLGDWQGLTHEEVDAAAPGARSAWRDDARWAPHGGESRIDVAERSVPLVRELVAGEPDWGGADHADQPVVLVAHGGLIAALTAALLRLPVENWPVLGGMANASWTQLSGYSDGPDPDDDFADVRWRLDVWNASAQVASDVL, encoded by the coding sequence GTGAGGATCCGCAGGCTGATTCTGCTGCGTCACGGCCAGACCGAGTTCAACGCCGGCAGCCGGATGCAGGGCCAGCTGGACACGGTGCTGAGCGATCTGGGCCGCGCGCAGGCGGAGGCGGCGGCGGAGGTGCTGCGCAAGCGGCACCCGTTGCTGATCGTGTCCTCGGACCTGTGGCGCGCCTACGACACCGCCACCGTGCTGGCCGAGCACAACGGGTTGCCGGTCCGGGTGGACACCCGGCTGCGGGAAACCCATCTGGGGGACTGGCAGGGGCTGACCCACGAAGAGGTCGACGCCGCCGCACCGGGAGCCCGGTCGGCGTGGCGCGACGACGCCCGATGGGCGCCCCACGGCGGCGAGAGCCGGATCGACGTGGCCGAGCGCAGCGTTCCGCTGGTGCGTGAGCTGGTGGCCGGGGAACCGGACTGGGGCGGAGCCGATCACGCCGATCAGCCGGTGGTCCTGGTCGCCCACGGCGGGTTGATCGCCGCGCTGACCGCGGCGTTGCTGCGGCTGCCGGTCGAGAACTGGCCGGTGCTGGGCGGTATGGCCAACGCCAGCTGGACCCAGCTCAGCGGATACTCCGACGGCCCGGATCCCGACGACGATTTCGCCGACGTGCGGTGGCGTCTCGACGTCTGGAACGCCTCAGCACAGGTGGCCAGTGATGTCCTCTGA
- the octT gene encoding diglucosylglycerate octanoyltransferase — MSSESRTPAQARPTLLVFADSLSYYGPTGGLPADDPRIWPNIVASQLDWDVELIGRIGWTSRDVWWASTQDPRAWAALPRAGAVIFATSGMDSLPSVWPTALRELIRYVRPSWLRRWVRDGYGWLQPRFSPVARAALPPHLTVEYLEMTRGAIDFNRPGIPIVASLPSVHIADTYGRAHQGREPTVRAITAWSREHDVPLVDLKAAVADEVMSGRANPDGIHWNFEAHRAVADLMLKALSEAGVPGPVE; from the coding sequence ATGTCCTCTGAATCGCGGACGCCCGCACAAGCCCGTCCCACGCTGCTGGTCTTCGCCGACTCGCTGTCCTACTACGGGCCCACCGGCGGCTTGCCCGCCGACGACCCGCGGATCTGGCCGAACATCGTTGCCAGCCAGCTGGACTGGGATGTCGAACTGATCGGCCGGATCGGCTGGACCAGCCGGGACGTCTGGTGGGCGTCCACCCAGGACCCGCGTGCCTGGGCCGCCCTGCCCCGCGCCGGTGCGGTCATCTTCGCCACCAGCGGGATGGACTCATTGCCGTCGGTGTGGCCGACGGCGCTGCGCGAGTTGATCCGCTATGTGCGGCCGTCCTGGCTGCGTCGCTGGGTCCGCGACGGTTACGGCTGGCTGCAGCCCCGCTTTTCGCCGGTGGCTCGGGCGGCCCTACCGCCGCACCTCACCGTCGAGTATCTCGAAATGACTAGGGGGGCCATCGATTTCAACCGGCCCGGAATCCCCATTGTGGCCTCGCTGCCGTCGGTACACATCGCCGATACGTATGGCCGCGCCCACCAGGGACGGGAGCCCACGGTGCGGGCCATCACGGCCTGGTCGCGGGAACACGACGTCCCCCTGGTGGACCTGAAGGCCGCGGTAGCCGATGAAGTCATGAGCGGGCGCGCAAATCCCGACGGCATCCACTGGAACTTCGAAGCGCACCGGGCGGTCGCCGACCTGATGCTCAAAGCCCTCAGCGAGGCCGGCGTTCCCGGGCCGGTGGAATGA
- a CDS encoding DegV family protein, with protein sequence MSGPTVVVVTDSSACLPVEMRDRWGIRTVPLHILLDGADLRDGVDEVPADIYARERVTTSGAGPEELAEAYRNALAYSAGSGVVAVHISSALSGTFGTAEQVAGKIGPGVRVIDSKSAAMGTGFAVLAAARAAAGGADLQGVAAAADAAVQRGHAYMVVQRLDNLRRSGRIGSAAAWLGTALSLKPLLAVEEGKLVLAQRIRTVSKAVASMIDRVCDVVGDRPAALAVHHVANLQGAQDVAGALAERLPGCEPAVITSLCPTLALHVGAGAVAVCVDVDPGGV encoded by the coding sequence ATGAGCGGCCCGACCGTTGTCGTGGTCACCGATTCCTCGGCGTGCCTGCCCGTCGAGATGCGTGACCGGTGGGGCATCCGCACGGTGCCGCTGCACATCCTGCTCGACGGGGCCGACCTGCGCGACGGTGTCGACGAGGTGCCCGCGGACATCTATGCGCGTGAGCGCGTCACCACCTCCGGGGCCGGTCCCGAGGAACTGGCAGAGGCCTACCGGAACGCGCTTGCCTACAGCGCCGGCTCCGGAGTGGTGGCGGTGCACATCTCTTCGGCGTTGTCCGGGACTTTCGGCACCGCCGAGCAGGTGGCCGGCAAGATCGGCCCCGGCGTGCGGGTGATCGACTCGAAGTCGGCGGCGATGGGCACCGGATTCGCGGTCTTGGCCGCTGCCCGAGCGGCCGCCGGCGGTGCCGACCTGCAAGGAGTTGCCGCCGCGGCGGACGCCGCCGTGCAACGTGGGCACGCCTACATGGTGGTGCAGCGGCTGGACAACCTGCGGCGCAGCGGCCGGATCGGCAGCGCGGCGGCCTGGCTGGGCACCGCCCTGTCCCTGAAGCCGCTGCTGGCGGTGGAAGAGGGAAAACTCGTTCTGGCGCAGCGTATCCGCACCGTCAGCAAGGCCGTCGCGTCGATGATCGACCGGGTCTGTGATGTGGTCGGAGATCGCCCTGCGGCGCTGGCGGTGCATCACGTCGCCAATCTGCAGGGGGCCCAAGACGTGGCGGGTGCGCTGGCGGAGCGGTTGCCGGGCTGCGAGCCCGCGGTGATCACCAGCCTGTGCCCGACGTTGGCCCTGCATGTGGGGGCCGGCGCGGTCGCGGTGTGTGTCGATGTCGACCCGGGTGGGGTCTGA